The segment AAGACTGTTCTAAGtgggggaaagaaggagagggagaaagatgggTGAATACGTAGGTATGTATAGAAACCTTGTACTGAAATGTGTCCCCCTTACCCCCCATGTAGAACTAATATGTGCTAATAAGAAAAACttaagagggaaatgaaggaagactTTTGAAATGAGGGAGCTAGTTTGGTTTAATGATATAGGGACTCCAAAGCTCACCCTAAGCAGTTGGCACTATAAGGGGGCAGTGtacagggaaaggcaggagaCTCCCCAAAGCACTCAAATGgtcttcaggattttttttttatagtcctggggcttggactcagggcctgagcactgcccctgagcttctttttactcaaggctagcactctaccacttgagccacagggccatttttggctttttttgtttatgtggtgctgaagaatcaaacccagggcttcatgtgtgctaggcaagcgctctaccactaagacacattcccagtcctatagTGGAAAACTTTACAACAGTAAGGTTTTAAGGTGCCAGTATGAGTTAGAGACAACAGCCATCTAAGGGCTTCCCTTGCAGGAGTAAAAGGCCTCTGGTGACAAGCCAATGCTTGGGCACTTCCTGAAAGTAGAGGTGACAGCAAGGGATGGAAACGATAGCTTGGAAAACACCTATAGGACAGGTAAGCAAGACGGGGAAGGACCTGTCTCGATGCACTCTACCATAAATTCAAACTCAAAACATCTAGTTTGAGCCCATTTTGTAGACAGAAGCCACTTGTGGTCAATctccacacaaaagaaaaagatgtttttgctaggcactggtggctcacatctatagtcctagccgagatatgaggatcacagttcaaagccagccaaggcagcaaagtccccttgaacaaaagagctcagtgacagcgtccaggctctgagttcaagccccacaacaataataataataaagtgtttgcattttacagaagaaaaaaaattgaaaacttgTCTGCCATggtacaaatacagaaaaaaaaatttttttaatgtgctccTAAAGCAGAAAAACCTTCTATACATACAATAAAATGTAATGCCTCATTATTAAAcatacctttttcttcttttgagacagggtctgtgTTGCCAAGGCCAGCCTCAAACTCCTGGGAGGACCCTTTGTGAGCCCCTATAGTGGCCTCCCTGGTAGCTACCAGGACAGAAGCAATTACTATGTGcagctccatttttcttttttcctttttcttgtaacTTGACAAGCCAGAATTTGTTCCAGAGCCACGGAGATAGGTATAGTGCCACTGCAACGAGGTCTGGCTATCAGGAGATTAGCGCCAATAATCAAGgctgatgtagctcagtgacacagCCTTTACCTAGTATGCATAAGACCCCagtgttcaattcccagcacaacAATCAAGATCCAGCCATCCACACAGTGATTTGTTTTCCCTTGTTACTTCCTCCTGTGACCGcaatgcccctcccccccacacttgTAGTTTATTTAAAGAAACCTGATCTTCTCTTGCTTTGAACCTGATCCCTCAAGACTTCAGAGTTCCCAAAGCACTCTGTGCAAGGCCACTCTGCCCCTATGATGCAGCAGGATTACCACCTTCCACGCTATTTACACATTTCACTTCTCAAAACCACACAAGGTATTTAACTTTTCTGTAGGCATAACCAACCACAGATCATGCCCATGGTCACAGCACATCCTTTTCCCCTGTACCAGGTGGTCCCACTCATCCAATTATGTACTGTCCGTATATCTTTTACCATCGGgcagggtgtgtatgtgtgtgtgcatgctgggaTTGCACTAAGGGCTCATACATGCTAAGAACACTACctttgagctatatctccaaACCCAatctttttcttgtgtgtgccacccctggatcttgaactcaacttctggctttttgttagttaattggagatgagtctcacagacttttctgcccaaactggtttcaaaccataaacctcaaatctcagcctctaagaaggtagaattacaagcatgagagcTACGAGTGCCcagctgagtcttttttttttaatgccttatTTAGCAATGTTAGGAATTAAACCCAAGCTTCATGTAcactaggcaggagctctaccactgagctataatcCTAGTATCCAATCTATTTTAATTATTAGTGTAAAGACTGAAGTGGTTATACACTTTAAGTTGATGACAAGCTAATACTGAAGGAAAGCAATTTACGAAAATCATGTGTGCCTACCCCCCAAACAAAAGGCTAGCCACCTATAGGAGGAGCCAAAGCAATGGCTAGTCTTTATTGGGAAGAAGAACCTTTCAGCACATTCTGAGAACATTAGTGACCCATCTGGTGGGGTACCAGCTTGTAGTGGCTTCCACAACTTGGGCATCGCTGAGTTTCCCCTTTGTGCAGCCAGAACCAGATGACAGTACAGTTGTCTTCTTCACCTGAAAGGAAAAAGGTTAACTGAAAGTCCCCCAGCTTAGACAGGGAGAATTTCAATATTAATCTCTTTCCCTCAGACAGATAATGTAATTGTCACACAGTTTAAGCTCTCCTCTTCTGAAAGAACTTGTAGCCTTGAGTTTGCCTATAAGTAAACTGAATTTTTCCCAGGACCACTGGAAAACTTAAAAACTCCCTTGCCTATGTAGTCTCCTTTTCAAAACAAGGTCCACACTAGTAGGTATCCTTCTATGTGTGGCATAGGAGAAGTATAATCATAAATATTATCAGGATGACTGTTTCTTCATGACCCACTTTAGGCCATTCTTGTGGCTAGTCTACAGCTCTTTCCAATAAGATGATCTACCCATGCATAGTGAGGCTTCAGAAGACCAGAACCCTTAGAAAttaattacacatacacacacaaaacatctttttggtcatggggcttgaactggagtcctgggtgctgttcctgagctctctgattcaaggcaagtgctctaccactttgggccacagcaatACATTCATTCGGTTTTGGGGCATTTAATTGgatttagagtctcatggacttttctgcccagagtgattttgaactacgatcctaagatctcagcctcttgagtagctagcattacagacatgagctaccagcacccagcctaacACAAAACTTTTGAAGCAGCTTATAAATGTCCTGTATTAAACAGAAAACAGAGGTGCGGTACTTACAAATGCAGCCCACTATCCTCTTGTTGCTGATGGATGGAACCAAATTAGGGTCTTCCTTGGTGCCTGAAGTTGCTTTGGGAGCTGCCATATTATAAGGgtcctgaaaaaacaaacaagcaaacaagaattGAGCAATTATGCTAAACCATCCCTGCCTCTCCCTGGTCCCCccctactccctccccccccccacagggaaGCTGTTCCCACATATCAGATTTCTAGGATCATCTGCTCCCAAGGAGACACTACTTGTTATCCCATCCAAGGCCGTGGGCTCCAGAGAGAATGTCCTCACCAGTCCCTTTCGTGTGGCCATCATGATCTCCCTTTCCAGCCCTG is part of the Perognathus longimembris pacificus isolate PPM17 chromosome 8, ASM2315922v1, whole genome shotgun sequence genome and harbors:
- the LOC125356048 gene encoding cytochrome c oxidase subunit 5B, mitochondrial, which produces MASRLLRGAGALAAQAVRARGPRGAAAVRAMASRGGVPTDEEQATGLEREIMMATRKGLDPYNMAAPKATSGTKEDPNLVPSISNKRIVGCICEEDNCTVIWFWLHKGETQRCPSCGSHYKLVPHQMGH